A stretch of the Chelonoidis abingdonii isolate Lonesome George chromosome 11, CheloAbing_2.0, whole genome shotgun sequence genome encodes the following:
- the LOC142047581 gene encoding phospholipase A2 inhibitor gamma subunit B-like: MKASLAVCILAALLATGACLQCEVCKGPGTSCTGDLQTCTAGYDSCAIALREKTVAGVKSHTIVKTCATPSECKAGLLSLTKWNGETMRRNISCCVGDACRAITVTLPPADPKPNGRRCSSCIYLTSSDCKRETTECADDPFDIVHGCATESFCAMGMMTFDFVKGDNVVPIVNICTTACDTAGTELAGVLLSAFAGIFLLKLLSCLRG, from the exons ATGAAGGCTTCTCTTGCTGTCTGCATCCTCGCTGCTCTCCTGGCTACGG ggGCCTGTCTGCAGTGTGAGGTTTGCAAAGGACCAGGAACCAGCTGCACGGGCGACCTACAGACCTGCACAGCTGGGTATGACTCCTGTGCCATCGCTCTGAGAGAAAAAACAGTGG CGGGAGTGAAGTCTCACACCATTGTCAAGACCTGTGCAACACCCAGCGAATGTAAAGCCGGCCTCCTCTCTCTCACAAAGTGGAATGGAGAGACGATGAGGAGAAACATCTCCTGCTGCGTGGGAGATGCCTGCAGAGCAATCACGGTTACAT TGCCCCCGGCTGACCCCAAACCCAACGGCCGGCGTTGCAGTAGCTGCATCTACTTAACCTCAAGTGATTGCAAGCGTGAGACCACAGAGT GTGCAGATGACCCATTTGACATCGTGCACGGCTGCGCTACCGAATCCTTCTGTGCCATGGGAATGATGACATTTGATTTTGTCAAAGGGGACAACGTAGTCCCAATCGTGAACATATGCACCACAGCCTGCGACACGGCTGGCACGGAATTAGCCGGGGTCCTCCTCTCAGCCTTCGCTGGGATCTTCCTGCTGAAGCTTCTCTCGTGTCTGCGTGGATGA